A stretch of Lactuca sativa cultivar Salinas chromosome 6, Lsat_Salinas_v11, whole genome shotgun sequence DNA encodes these proteins:
- the LOC111878280 gene encoding probable pectin methyltransferase QUA2 isoform X1, producing MFNGRMSRSLHRGISGGGKLPEDIQDFMKDSQMKVKTENEDLHKNHLSPSRNPFQFFYSINSSSKQSIPTNGYIVPDQYSPVTSRNRYKLTLFLLKLSLFMIIILALTGSFWWTISLTTSSRGHTFHGYRRLQEQLVSDLWDIGELSLGTSGVKESEFCPLESENYIPCFNTTENLDFGLTMGHENDRHCGPTSKQNCLVLAPPAYKIPHRWPTGRDVIWIDNVKINAQQVLSSGSLTKRMMLLDEDQISFSFASSMVDDSIEDYSHQIAEMIGLRNESYLVHAGVRTILDIGCGFGSLGAHLFPKQLLTMCIANYESSGSQVEITLERGLPALVASFTSKKLPFPSLSYDMVHSAWDGVDWNHKDGLHLIEVDRVLRPGGYFVWTSPIANTPISTRNKDNLKKWDFVRNFAKDLCWDLLSQQDKTVVWKKPSNKDCYASRNHGSGPLICKVGHDVESPYYHQLEACIGGTHSHRWIPIEKRPNWPSRARLNTKELAIHGVLSDDLYEDDVNWNLAIRNYWSLLSPLIFSDHPKRPGIEDPSPPYNMVRNVLDMNAHFGGFNSALLDARKSVWVMNVVPTTAPNNLPLILDRGFLGVLHDWCEAFPTYPRTYDLVHAEGLLSLESEKHHRCSMMDIFFEIDRILRPEGWVILRDTTSLIETARMVTARLKWEARVVEIESNSDEKLLVCQKPFIKRRSNPS from the exons TAATGG GAGAATGTCTAGGTCACTCCATAGAGGTATTTCTGGTGGGGGAAAATTACCAGAGGACATTCAAGACTTCATGAAAGATTCTCAAATGAAAGTCAAAACAGAGAATGAAGATTTACATAAGAATCATTTATCCCCTTCAAGGAATCCatttcagttcttttattcgATTAATTCATCATCCAAACAATCTATTCCCACAAATGGCTATATTGTTCCTGATCAATACAGCCCTGTAACTTCAAGAAACCGCTACAAACTAACTTTGTTTTTGCTTAAGCTGAGTTTATTTATGATCATAATTCTTGCCCTTACTGGATCCTTTTGGTGGACAATATCTCTCACAACTTCTTCTAGAGGTCACACTTTCCATGGATATAGAAGGCTTCAAGAACAGCTTGTATCAGACTTATGGGACATTGGAGAGCTTTCACTTGGTACTTCTGGTGTTAAAGAATCTGAATTCTGTCCTCTAGAATCAGAAAACTACATACCCTGTTTCAATACCACAGAAAACCTTGACTTTGGTTTGACCATGGGACATGAAAATGATCGCCATTGTGGACCCACATCAAAACAGAATTGTTTGGTTCTTGCCCCTCCTGCTTACAAGATTCCTCACAGATGGCCTACTGGAAGAGATGTTATTTGGATTgataatgttaaaataaatgcaCAACAAGTACTTTCATCTGGAAGTTTGACCAAAAG GATGATGTTGTTAGATGAAGATCAAATCTCATTTAGTTTTGCATCTTCCATGGTTGATGATAGTATCGAAGATTACTCTCATCAAATTGCAGAAATGATTGGTTTAAGAAATGAATCTTACCTTGTTCATGCTGGT gtgAGGACAATATTGGATATAGGTTGTGGTTTTGGTAGCCTAGGGGCACATCTATTTCCAAAGCAACTTTTAACCATGTGTATAGCAAATTATGAATCTTCAGGGAGTCAAGTGGAAATAACTCTTGAAAGAGGTCTTCCTGCTTTGGTTGCTTCCTTTACTTCAAAGAAATTACCATTTCCGTCCCTGTCATACGACATGGTACACAGTGCTTGGGATGGGGTTGACTGGAATCATAAAG ATGGTTTACATTTGATTGAAGTGGATCGAGTTCTTAGGCCTGGAGGATACTTTGTTTGGACTTCACCAATTGCCAACACCCCAATTTCAACTCGAAATAAAGATAATTTAAAAAAATGGGATTTTGTGCGTAATTTTGCTAAAGATCTTTGTTGGGATTTGTTATCACAACAAGACAAAACGGTTGTATGGAAGAAACCGAGTAATAAAGATTGTTATGCTTCTAG GAACCATGGATCGGGCCCATTGATCTGCAAAGTGGGCCATGATGTTGAATCTCCATATTATCATCAACTCGAGGCATGCATTGGAGGAACTCATAGCCACCGTTGGATTCCAATTGAGAAAAGACCAAATTGGCCTTCTAGAGCAAGATTAAACACCAAGGAACTCGCTATCCATG gtGTACTTTCGGATGATCTTTATGAAGACGATGTGAATTGGAATTTAGCAATAAGAAACTATTGGTCTCTGCTATCTCCACTTATATTTTCAGACCATCCAAAAAGACCCGGGATTGAAGACCCGTCCCCACCATACAACATGGTGAGAAACGTACTTGACATGAACGCGCATTTCGGTGGTTTTAATTCCGCGCTACTCGACGCACGCAAATCCGTATGGGTCATGAACGTGGTCCCCACCACCGCCCCCAACAACCTCCCTCTTATCCTCGACCGCGGCTTCCTTGGCGTGTTACATGACTG GTGTGAAGCATTTCCAACGTATCCAAGAACTTATGATTTGGTTCATGCGGAAGGTCTTTTATCGCTTGAAAGTGAAAAGCATCATCGTTGCAGTATGATGGATATATTCTTTGAGATAGACCGGATACTCCGACCTGAG GGTTGGGTGATACTGCGGGACACAACTTCTTTAATCGAAACCGCAAGAATGGTTACCGCAAGGCTAAAATGGGAAGCACGGGTTGTGGAAATTGAAAGCAATAGTGATGAAAAATTGCTTGTTTGCCAAAAACCGTTTATAAAGAGACGATCAAATCCTTCGTGA
- the LOC111878280 gene encoding probable pectin methyltransferase QUA2 isoform X2, whose protein sequence is MSRSLHRGISGGGKLPEDIQDFMKDSQMKVKTENEDLHKNHLSPSRNPFQFFYSINSSSKQSIPTNGYIVPDQYSPVTSRNRYKLTLFLLKLSLFMIIILALTGSFWWTISLTTSSRGHTFHGYRRLQEQLVSDLWDIGELSLGTSGVKESEFCPLESENYIPCFNTTENLDFGLTMGHENDRHCGPTSKQNCLVLAPPAYKIPHRWPTGRDVIWIDNVKINAQQVLSSGSLTKRMMLLDEDQISFSFASSMVDDSIEDYSHQIAEMIGLRNESYLVHAGVRTILDIGCGFGSLGAHLFPKQLLTMCIANYESSGSQVEITLERGLPALVASFTSKKLPFPSLSYDMVHSAWDGVDWNHKDGLHLIEVDRVLRPGGYFVWTSPIANTPISTRNKDNLKKWDFVRNFAKDLCWDLLSQQDKTVVWKKPSNKDCYASRNHGSGPLICKVGHDVESPYYHQLEACIGGTHSHRWIPIEKRPNWPSRARLNTKELAIHGVLSDDLYEDDVNWNLAIRNYWSLLSPLIFSDHPKRPGIEDPSPPYNMVRNVLDMNAHFGGFNSALLDARKSVWVMNVVPTTAPNNLPLILDRGFLGVLHDWCEAFPTYPRTYDLVHAEGLLSLESEKHHRCSMMDIFFEIDRILRPEGWVILRDTTSLIETARMVTARLKWEARVVEIESNSDEKLLVCQKPFIKRRSNPS, encoded by the exons ATGTCTAGGTCACTCCATAGAGGTATTTCTGGTGGGGGAAAATTACCAGAGGACATTCAAGACTTCATGAAAGATTCTCAAATGAAAGTCAAAACAGAGAATGAAGATTTACATAAGAATCATTTATCCCCTTCAAGGAATCCatttcagttcttttattcgATTAATTCATCATCCAAACAATCTATTCCCACAAATGGCTATATTGTTCCTGATCAATACAGCCCTGTAACTTCAAGAAACCGCTACAAACTAACTTTGTTTTTGCTTAAGCTGAGTTTATTTATGATCATAATTCTTGCCCTTACTGGATCCTTTTGGTGGACAATATCTCTCACAACTTCTTCTAGAGGTCACACTTTCCATGGATATAGAAGGCTTCAAGAACAGCTTGTATCAGACTTATGGGACATTGGAGAGCTTTCACTTGGTACTTCTGGTGTTAAAGAATCTGAATTCTGTCCTCTAGAATCAGAAAACTACATACCCTGTTTCAATACCACAGAAAACCTTGACTTTGGTTTGACCATGGGACATGAAAATGATCGCCATTGTGGACCCACATCAAAACAGAATTGTTTGGTTCTTGCCCCTCCTGCTTACAAGATTCCTCACAGATGGCCTACTGGAAGAGATGTTATTTGGATTgataatgttaaaataaatgcaCAACAAGTACTTTCATCTGGAAGTTTGACCAAAAG GATGATGTTGTTAGATGAAGATCAAATCTCATTTAGTTTTGCATCTTCCATGGTTGATGATAGTATCGAAGATTACTCTCATCAAATTGCAGAAATGATTGGTTTAAGAAATGAATCTTACCTTGTTCATGCTGGT gtgAGGACAATATTGGATATAGGTTGTGGTTTTGGTAGCCTAGGGGCACATCTATTTCCAAAGCAACTTTTAACCATGTGTATAGCAAATTATGAATCTTCAGGGAGTCAAGTGGAAATAACTCTTGAAAGAGGTCTTCCTGCTTTGGTTGCTTCCTTTACTTCAAAGAAATTACCATTTCCGTCCCTGTCATACGACATGGTACACAGTGCTTGGGATGGGGTTGACTGGAATCATAAAG ATGGTTTACATTTGATTGAAGTGGATCGAGTTCTTAGGCCTGGAGGATACTTTGTTTGGACTTCACCAATTGCCAACACCCCAATTTCAACTCGAAATAAAGATAATTTAAAAAAATGGGATTTTGTGCGTAATTTTGCTAAAGATCTTTGTTGGGATTTGTTATCACAACAAGACAAAACGGTTGTATGGAAGAAACCGAGTAATAAAGATTGTTATGCTTCTAG GAACCATGGATCGGGCCCATTGATCTGCAAAGTGGGCCATGATGTTGAATCTCCATATTATCATCAACTCGAGGCATGCATTGGAGGAACTCATAGCCACCGTTGGATTCCAATTGAGAAAAGACCAAATTGGCCTTCTAGAGCAAGATTAAACACCAAGGAACTCGCTATCCATG gtGTACTTTCGGATGATCTTTATGAAGACGATGTGAATTGGAATTTAGCAATAAGAAACTATTGGTCTCTGCTATCTCCACTTATATTTTCAGACCATCCAAAAAGACCCGGGATTGAAGACCCGTCCCCACCATACAACATGGTGAGAAACGTACTTGACATGAACGCGCATTTCGGTGGTTTTAATTCCGCGCTACTCGACGCACGCAAATCCGTATGGGTCATGAACGTGGTCCCCACCACCGCCCCCAACAACCTCCCTCTTATCCTCGACCGCGGCTTCCTTGGCGTGTTACATGACTG GTGTGAAGCATTTCCAACGTATCCAAGAACTTATGATTTGGTTCATGCGGAAGGTCTTTTATCGCTTGAAAGTGAAAAGCATCATCGTTGCAGTATGATGGATATATTCTTTGAGATAGACCGGATACTCCGACCTGAG GGTTGGGTGATACTGCGGGACACAACTTCTTTAATCGAAACCGCAAGAATGGTTACCGCAAGGCTAAAATGGGAAGCACGGGTTGTGGAAATTGAAAGCAATAGTGATGAAAAATTGCTTGTTTGCCAAAAACCGTTTATAAAGAGACGATCAAATCCTTCGTGA